A genome region from Camelina sativa cultivar DH55 chromosome 10, Cs, whole genome shotgun sequence includes the following:
- the LOC104719509 gene encoding ribulose bisphosphate carboxylase small chain F1, chloroplastic-like isoform X1 has translation MASSMLSSAAVVTTPAQATMVAPFTGLKSSAAFPVTRKANNDITSIASNGGRVSCMKVWPPIGKKKFETLSYLPDLTDVELGKEVDYLLRNKWIPCVEFELEHGFVYREHGSTPGYYDGRYWTMWKLPLFGCTDSAQVLKEVEECKKEYPNAFIRIIGFDNTRQVQCISFIAYKPPSFTGA, from the exons ATGGCTTCCTCTATGCTCTCCTCCGCTGCTGTGGTTACCACCCCAGCTCAAGCCACCATGGTCGCTCCATTCACCGGCTTGAAGTCATCCGCTGCTTTCCCCGTCACCCGCAAGGCCAACAACGACATTACTTCCATCGCAAGCAACGGCGGAAGAGTTAGCTGCATGAAG GTGTGGCCACCAATTggaaagaagaagtttgagactCTATCTTACCTTCCTGACCTTACCGATGTCGAATTGGGTAAGGAAGTTGACTACCTTCTCCGCAACAAGTGGATTCCTTGTGTTGAATTCGAGTTGGAG CACGGATTTGTGTACCGTGAGCACGGAAGCACACCCGGATACTACGATGGACGGTACTGGACAATGTGGAAGCTTCCATTGTTCGGATGTACTGACTCCGCTCAAGTGTTGAAGGAAGTGGAAGAGTGCAAGAAGGAGTACCCTAACGCCTTCATTAGGATTATCGGATTCGACAACACCCGTCAAGTACAATGCATCAGTTTCATCGCCTACAAGCCCCCAAGCTTCACCGGTGCTTAA
- the LOC104719511 gene encoding probable thionin-2.4 — MEGKTLILSVLVMSLFMAQIQVDAKSCCPSTTARNIYNSCRFAGGSRERCSSISGCKIVNGKCPSGYTKDILENTGDVLNEYCNVGCVSTICGALTTLHNSDASEIVSGAVENCVMACSTICTKGSINAVETA, encoded by the exons ATGGAAggaaaaacattgattctaagtgTACTCGTAATGAGTCTGTTCATGGCACAAATTCAAGTTGACGCAAAGAGCTGTTGTCCATCCACCACTGCTAGAAATATCTATAATTCTTGCCGCTTTGCAGGAGGTTCTAGAGAAAGATGTTCTAGCATCAGTGGCTGCAAAATCGTTAATGGGAAATGTCCTAGTGGATATACTAAGGACATTCTTGAGAACACAG GTGATGTTTTGAATGAATACTGCAACGTTGGGTGTGTATCTACTATCTGCGGTGCTCTAACCACTCTCCATAACTCCG ATGCAAGTGAAATCGTGAGTGGAGCTGTTGAAAATTGTGTCATGGCATGTTCTACAATATGCACCAAGGGCTCAATAAATGCAGTTGAAACTGCTTAA